Proteins encoded together in one Chloroflexota bacterium window:
- a CDS encoding sugar kinase translates to MAPTYLLGIDVGTQSTKGALVTLDGQVVAYHAVEHGVSRPFPGWAEQDAGSIWWGDVVRVTRVLLRESHADPRAVAAIGVSALAPAMVPVNADGQPLRPGVLYGIDTRAHTEVEQLNRDLGWDAPSTPPAQRLQAQSVVPKILWFRKHEPERWRQTGKLLGATGFVVHRLTGVHAIDNGNAEAWTPCYDASRGQWDAAMCERVGVPRRLLPEIRAAADVVGEVTPEAARQTGLAEGTPVICGSMDVLAEYLSAGAIQADEGCLVFGSTMCLCVLSAEPRAHPSLYGGCSLVPGLSRLSGGMATAGALARWFRDGFSLPELQTERESGVSAYHLLDDAAAAISPGSDGIVVLPYFSGERTPVFDAQARGMILGLTVSHTRAHLYRGLLEGVAYGVRHHLDLMAEAGVTPRRLVAVGGGSQSSPWMQIVSDVTGRPLECVERPIGAALADAFLAGYGIGLFRDLAPLAEDWVRIGRTVQPDAATTAIYERYYRVYRRLYARTAEEMHELAQLSARQL, encoded by the coding sequence GTGGCCCCAACCTATCTGCTGGGCATTGATGTCGGCACCCAATCCACGAAGGGGGCGCTGGTTACGCTCGACGGGCAGGTCGTGGCCTATCACGCGGTCGAGCACGGTGTCAGCCGTCCGTTTCCTGGCTGGGCCGAGCAGGATGCCGGCAGCATCTGGTGGGGGGACGTCGTCCGGGTCACCCGGGTGCTGCTCCGCGAGAGTCACGCCGATCCACGGGCCGTGGCTGCCATCGGCGTGAGCGCGCTCGCGCCCGCGATGGTCCCTGTGAACGCAGACGGCCAGCCGCTGCGGCCGGGCGTCCTCTACGGCATCGACACCCGAGCGCACACGGAGGTCGAGCAGCTCAATCGCGATCTGGGCTGGGATGCACCGAGTACGCCGCCCGCGCAGCGCTTGCAGGCGCAATCGGTGGTCCCGAAGATCCTCTGGTTCCGCAAGCACGAGCCAGAACGGTGGCGGCAGACCGGCAAGCTCCTGGGAGCCACCGGATTCGTGGTGCATCGGCTGACCGGTGTGCACGCGATCGACAACGGGAACGCCGAGGCATGGACGCCCTGCTACGATGCCTCGCGCGGCCAGTGGGACGCGGCCATGTGCGAGCGCGTCGGCGTGCCGCGCCGTCTGCTCCCGGAGATTCGGGCAGCCGCCGACGTGGTTGGCGAAGTCACGCCGGAGGCTGCCCGTCAGACCGGCCTGGCCGAGGGGACACCGGTGATCTGCGGCTCGATGGACGTGCTGGCCGAGTATCTGAGCGCCGGCGCGATCCAGGCCGATGAGGGCTGCCTCGTCTTCGGCTCGACGATGTGCCTGTGCGTGCTGTCAGCCGAGCCGCGTGCGCACCCGTCTCTCTATGGCGGCTGTAGCCTGGTGCCGGGCCTGTCCCGGCTGTCCGGCGGCATGGCGACGGCCGGGGCGCTGGCGCGCTGGTTTCGGGACGGCTTCTCGCTCCCGGAGCTCCAGACCGAGCGCGAGTCTGGGGTCAGCGCCTACCACCTGCTCGACGATGCAGCGGCGGCCATCTCCCCCGGCTCTGACGGAATCGTGGTGCTGCCGTACTTCAGCGGAGAGCGCACCCCGGTCTTCGACGCCCAGGCGCGCGGCATGATCCTGGGACTCACCGTGTCGCATACCAGAGCGCACCTGTACCGAGGTCTTCTGGAGGGCGTGGCCTACGGCGTCCGGCACCACCTTGACCTGATGGCCGAGGCCGGCGTGACACCCAGACGGCTGGTGGCTGTCGGCGGCGGCAGCCAGAGTAGCCCGTGGATGCAGATCGTGAGCGACGTGACGGGCAGGCCGCTGGAGTGCGTGGAGCGGCCGATCGGCGCGGCCCTGGCAGACGCCTTCCTGGCCGGGTACGGCATCGGCCTCTTTCGTGACCTGGCACCGCTCGCCGAGGACTGGGTGAGGATTGGGCGCACGGTGCAGCCTGATGCTGCCACGACGGCGATCTACGAGAGGTACTACCGCGTGTATCGCCGCCTCTATGCGCGCACCGCCGAGGAGATGCACGAACTGGCTCAACTGAGCGCCAGACAGCTGTAG
- a CDS encoding sugar-binding transcriptional regulator, whose amino-acid sequence MEDLGTRLLVKVAQFYHQQGLNQDQIGRQLGVSRSKVSRMLKEARERGLVEISIHYPARFSLDLERQLEVELGLREAVVVNAGGIVGGQMLSPVAGAAADYLLRVLQPNDVLGVSGGETVAHTVQVMPATSIEQLAVVQLGTAVAYLGDGAAYSSAEVALHLAQKLGCMERLVLIPVPSLLDTETIRDALLRDTGVQRAMARLASCTVALVGIGALEPTPAGPETPVSVESDASERTVQRRRRQIRPVTDGEVAELRHVGAAGEICTRFFGSDGEPCVTSLDRRMVALDLGQLRAVPLVVGVACGQQKAAAILGAARGGYLKALVTDDITATAVLALARSEHETDGVIRGDLAARHEGRHEGRHEGR is encoded by the coding sequence GTGGAAGACCTGGGCACGCGCCTGCTGGTGAAAGTGGCGCAGTTCTACCACCAGCAGGGGTTGAACCAGGATCAGATCGGCCGTCAGCTCGGCGTCTCCCGCTCCAAAGTGTCGCGCATGCTCAAGGAGGCGCGCGAGCGTGGGCTGGTCGAGATCAGCATCCACTATCCGGCCCGGTTCTCCCTGGATCTCGAACGGCAGCTCGAAGTCGAGCTTGGGCTGCGCGAGGCCGTCGTGGTCAACGCTGGCGGCATCGTGGGCGGGCAGATGCTCAGCCCGGTGGCTGGCGCCGCCGCTGACTACCTCCTGCGAGTCCTCCAACCGAACGACGTGCTGGGCGTGTCCGGCGGCGAAACGGTGGCCCACACCGTCCAGGTCATGCCGGCCACGAGTATCGAGCAGCTCGCGGTTGTCCAGTTGGGCACCGCCGTGGCCTATCTGGGCGACGGCGCAGCCTACTCCTCGGCCGAGGTTGCACTGCACCTGGCCCAAAAGCTCGGCTGCATGGAACGGCTGGTGCTGATCCCCGTGCCGTCGCTTCTCGATACCGAGACGATTCGGGACGCGCTCCTGCGTGATACCGGCGTGCAGCGTGCGATGGCGCGCCTCGCATCCTGCACCGTCGCGCTGGTGGGGATCGGCGCATTGGAGCCGACGCCGGCCGGCCCGGAGACGCCTGTCTCGGTGGAGTCTGACGCCAGCGAGCGAACGGTCCAGCGTCGCCGCCGACAGATCCGCCCGGTCACCGACGGCGAGGTGGCCGAGCTGCGGCATGTTGGCGCAGCCGGCGAGATCTGTACGCGGTTCTTCGGGAGCGACGGCGAGCCGTGCGTCACGTCATTGGACCGGCGTATGGTCGCGCTGGACCTGGGGCAGCTCCGCGCGGTGCCGCTGGTGGTAGGGGTGGCGTGTGGGCAGCAGAAGGCGGCCGCCATCCTCGGTGCGGCGCGCGGGGGCTATCTCAAGGCGCTGGTGACGGACGACATCACCGCGACGGCTGTTCTGGCGCTGGCCCGATCCGAGCACGAGACCGACGGCGTCATTCGCGGAGATCTGGCCGCGCGCCACGAAGGCCGCCACGAAGGCCGCCACGAAGGCCGATGA
- a CDS encoding Zn-dependent alcohol dehydrogenase encodes MKARAAILREYQQPMSIEEVEIDPPKADEVLVKIAAAGVCHSDYHVMKGEWRNGLPMILGHEASGFVAEVGPGVKDLKPGDRCALSFRSWCGRCRYCIAGRPILCNGYDNVGPRGSMLDGTYRVHKDGEDIPVMGRMGGFAEYAVMPAQQLVPITADIGMDVLCLIGCAVTTGVGAVLNTAKVESGSTVAVIGTGGVGLNVVQGAVVAGASRIFAIDLLDNKLDYAGSFGATDLVNGSKADPVQQVLDLTDGQGVDYVFEAIGNVRATEQAIKMTARGGTTTLVGMAPQAQAATFDPLLFVQRETRMLGCFYGSFRPKLDFLRYVDMAMKGQLRVGEMISRRYSLDEINEAYDRLGRGEVARSVISFEA; translated from the coding sequence ATGAAGGCACGTGCCGCGATTCTCAGAGAGTACCAGCAGCCGATGAGCATCGAAGAGGTCGAGATCGACCCCCCGAAGGCCGACGAGGTGCTGGTGAAGATCGCCGCCGCCGGCGTCTGCCACAGCGACTACCACGTCATGAAGGGTGAGTGGCGCAACGGCCTGCCGATGATCCTGGGGCATGAAGCATCCGGCTTCGTCGCCGAAGTCGGGCCGGGGGTCAAGGATCTGAAGCCTGGAGACCGCTGCGCCCTCTCGTTCAGGTCGTGGTGCGGGCGCTGCCGCTACTGCATCGCCGGCCGCCCCATCCTCTGCAACGGCTACGACAACGTCGGCCCGCGCGGCTCGATGCTGGACGGCACCTACCGGGTCCACAAGGACGGCGAGGACATCCCGGTGATGGGCCGGATGGGCGGCTTCGCAGAGTACGCCGTGATGCCAGCCCAGCAGCTGGTCCCGATCACCGCCGACATCGGCATGGATGTCCTCTGCCTGATCGGCTGTGCCGTGACAACGGGGGTTGGCGCGGTCCTGAACACCGCCAAGGTTGAGTCCGGCAGCACCGTCGCCGTGATCGGGACCGGCGGCGTCGGGCTGAACGTGGTGCAGGGGGCCGTGGTGGCCGGCGCGAGCCGGATCTTCGCCATTGACCTGCTGGACAACAAGCTGGACTACGCCGGCTCGTTCGGCGCGACGGACCTCGTCAACGGCTCGAAGGCCGACCCGGTCCAGCAAGTGCTGGATCTGACGGACGGCCAGGGCGTGGACTACGTCTTCGAGGCGATCGGCAACGTCAGGGCCACCGAGCAGGCCATCAAGATGACGGCGCGCGGCGGCACCACGACCCTCGTGGGGATGGCGCCCCAGGCCCAGGCCGCCACCTTCGATCCGCTCCTCTTCGTGCAGCGTGAGACGCGGATGCTCGGCTGCTTCTACGGCTCGTTCCGCCCCAAACTGGACTTCCTCCGCTACGTGGACATGGCCATGAAGGGGCAGCTCCGGGTTGGCGAGATGATCTCGCGGCGCTACAGCCTGGACGAGATCAATGAGGCATACGACCGCCTGGGGCGCGGCGAGGTCGCACGGAGCGTCATCAGCTTCGAAGCGTAG
- a CDS encoding carbohydrate ABC transporter permease — MAVAVATDVSRPVGSRGYAQAKSAVMHVLIAAYFVVTIFPFAWIVGMSLKQPADVVADPPTILFTPTLENYQAVLLGARSARGEQARTDIPRAFRNSVIIAVGSVAVAMLVGNLGAFALAKLKVPAREWIAFFFLSFRFAPALAFIIPTFVVFRTVGLYNTHLGLIIMNQLIAIPLIVWTMRSYYEGVPHELFESAWIDGADIWQTIRNIALPLAAPGIAATAILSFIACWNNLTFPLLLGARETQTATLATITFIGYEQVLWGQMAAAAVVTIVPELILAVLVMGYIVRGLTYGAVKE, encoded by the coding sequence ATGGCTGTCGCGGTAGCAACCGACGTCTCCAGGCCGGTCGGTAGCAGAGGCTACGCGCAGGCCAAGAGCGCCGTCATGCACGTCCTGATCGCCGCCTACTTCGTCGTGACGATCTTCCCGTTCGCCTGGATCGTCGGCATGTCGCTCAAGCAGCCGGCCGACGTGGTCGCCGACCCGCCGACGATCCTGTTCACGCCGACGCTCGAAAACTACCAGGCAGTGCTCCTGGGAGCACGCTCCGCGCGCGGCGAGCAGGCCCGGACGGACATTCCGCGCGCCTTCCGCAACTCAGTCATCATCGCGGTGGGGTCGGTGGCCGTCGCCATGCTGGTGGGCAACCTCGGCGCCTTCGCACTGGCGAAGCTGAAGGTGCCGGCGCGCGAGTGGATCGCCTTCTTCTTCCTGTCGTTCCGCTTCGCGCCGGCGCTGGCGTTCATCATCCCGACGTTCGTGGTGTTCCGCACGGTCGGGCTGTACAACACCCACCTCGGGCTGATCATCATGAATCAGCTCATCGCGATCCCGCTGATCGTCTGGACGATGCGCAGCTACTACGAGGGTGTCCCCCATGAGCTGTTCGAGTCGGCCTGGATCGACGGGGCGGACATCTGGCAGACGATTCGCAACATCGCGCTGCCGCTCGCCGCGCCCGGCATCGCGGCGACAGCGATCCTGTCGTTCATCGCCTGCTGGAACAACCTGACATTCCCGCTGCTGCTCGGCGCCCGCGAGACCCAGACCGCCACGCTGGCGACGATCACCTTCATCGGCTACGAGCAGGTGCTCTGGGGGCAGATGGCGGCGGCGGCCGTCGTGACGATCGTGCCGGAGCTGATCCTGGCCGTGCTGGTGATGGGGTACATCGTGCGCGGCCTGACCTACGGCGCGGTGAAGGAGTAG
- a CDS encoding sugar ABC transporter permease has product MQAEAAIHGRDKSVALPAARSAREAREKRLALALLLPSVLIPMLLMLAFLFGIAMTFTQWRLTTGFVGFIGLSNYVELLTRGDFWHALAMTLKFTLIDVPVELALGLGLALLLNEKLKGLRFWRTLLILPLMTPPVVGSLLWKVIMRPTGAGILNHMLMSVGFPMQGFLGDPNQAILSLVAIDVWLYTPFVATILLAGLQSLPRDPYEAALVDGASAWQAFRHITLPLLIPYFIVVGFFRAIDSLNVFDTIYGTTTGGPGDASRVLNMMALEEGFNWYNLSIGITVTVFLWALCMVVGYTLFRHVQRERQGGMA; this is encoded by the coding sequence GTGCAAGCAGAAGCTGCGATCCACGGGCGCGACAAGAGCGTTGCGCTGCCAGCAGCCCGGTCAGCCCGGGAGGCGCGCGAGAAGCGGTTAGCCCTGGCGCTGCTCCTTCCGTCGGTGCTGATCCCGATGCTGCTGATGCTGGCCTTCCTGTTCGGCATCGCGATGACGTTCACCCAGTGGCGATTGACGACAGGATTCGTCGGGTTCATTGGGCTGAGCAACTACGTCGAGCTCCTGACCCGGGGCGATTTCTGGCACGCCCTGGCGATGACGTTGAAGTTCACGCTGATCGACGTGCCGGTGGAGCTGGCGCTTGGCCTCGGGCTGGCGCTGCTGCTCAACGAGAAGCTGAAGGGGCTGCGCTTCTGGCGCACGCTCCTGATCCTGCCGCTGATGACGCCGCCGGTGGTCGGCTCGCTGCTGTGGAAGGTCATCATGCGGCCGACCGGCGCCGGGATTCTCAACCACATGCTGATGTCGGTGGGCTTTCCGATGCAGGGGTTCCTGGGCGATCCGAACCAGGCCATCCTCTCGCTGGTGGCGATCGACGTCTGGCTGTACACGCCGTTCGTCGCCACGATCCTGCTGGCTGGCCTGCAGTCGCTGCCGCGCGATCCGTACGAGGCCGCGCTCGTGGATGGCGCAAGCGCCTGGCAGGCGTTCCGGCACATCACGCTGCCGCTGCTGATCCCCTACTTCATCGTCGTTGGCTTCTTCCGGGCCATCGACTCCCTGAACGTCTTCGACACGATCTATGGCACCACCACCGGCGGCCCCGGCGACGCCTCGCGGGTGCTGAACATGATGGCTCTGGAGGAGGGATTCAATTGGTACAATCTGTCGATCGGCATCACCGTGACCGTCTTCCTCTGGGCCCTCTGCATGGTTGTCGGCTACACGCTGTTCCGCCACGTGCAGCGGGAGCGCCAGGGTGGCATGGCCTGA
- a CDS encoding sugar ABC transporter substrate-binding protein: protein MRIAFMDEANRSLIGQATLTRRGFLRVATLLAGGAAIGTLSACSAQPAAPAKPAEAPKPAEAAKPAAPAAAPAKPAEAAKPAAPAAAAQQAPSSAKPGDFDWKKYKGTTINLALNKHPYTESLMPLLDQFKEETGMDAQFLILPEAEYFRKIELDMSTGAGEYDVFMCGPTRNWTYAKPGWLEPLDQYLGDAKLTHPEYDHADFFPLLREANMWDKTVGGGVGKGSTWAIPVHVETYVLAYRKDIFDEKGIKVPTNLDEWSDAAKKATFKDKDGSQIYGTIQRGVRDGNTGTGFVSAYRAYGNVDFDDNFNVQVNQPGAVKFYEQWAQTVKETSTPGWTNVTWYEGKESFTQGKYAMYFDCDFFGAGYEDKSTSKVAGKVGYAPPLSPSPDKRWSNLYTWALGMSAASKHKEAAWYLIQWATSRQRLLDATTKYNNYNPTRKSVFDNPQVQETMKSWGSGTYLPTVLDNLTKYAKIAYRPNPELPAFNVRTSQALQEVWNGQPAQKVMDAAAEEINANMTKAGWRKA, encoded by the coding sequence GTGAGGATCGCATTCATGGACGAAGCGAATCGCAGCCTGATCGGTCAGGCAACCTTGACTCGCAGGGGCTTTCTCCGCGTCGCCACGCTGCTCGCCGGCGGGGCGGCCATCGGGACGCTGTCAGCGTGCAGCGCGCAGCCAGCCGCGCCTGCCAAGCCGGCCGAAGCGCCGAAGCCCGCTGAGGCCGCGAAGCCAGCAGCGCCGGCCGCGGCGCCTGCCAAGCCGGCCGAGGCAGCGAAGCCGGCCGCGCCAGCCGCTGCCGCGCAGCAGGCGCCGTCCTCCGCCAAGCCTGGCGACTTCGACTGGAAGAAGTACAAGGGCACGACCATCAACCTGGCGCTGAATAAGCACCCGTACACCGAGTCGCTGATGCCCCTCCTGGACCAGTTCAAGGAGGAGACCGGCATGGACGCCCAGTTCCTGATCCTGCCGGAGGCAGAGTACTTCCGCAAGATCGAGCTGGACATGTCAACAGGCGCCGGCGAATACGACGTCTTCATGTGCGGCCCGACCCGCAACTGGACCTACGCGAAGCCCGGCTGGCTCGAGCCGCTCGACCAGTACCTCGGCGACGCCAAGCTCACTCACCCCGAATACGACCACGCCGACTTCTTCCCGCTGCTGCGCGAGGCGAACATGTGGGACAAGACTGTCGGCGGCGGCGTCGGCAAGGGGAGCACCTGGGCCATCCCCGTCCACGTCGAGACGTACGTGCTGGCCTACCGGAAGGACATCTTCGACGAGAAGGGGATCAAGGTTCCCACGAACCTCGACGAATGGTCCGACGCTGCAAAGAAGGCGACCTTCAAGGACAAGGACGGCTCGCAGATCTACGGGACCATCCAGCGCGGCGTCCGCGACGGCAACACCGGCACAGGCTTCGTCTCGGCGTACCGGGCGTACGGCAACGTCGACTTCGACGACAACTTCAACGTCCAGGTCAACCAGCCCGGGGCGGTCAAGTTCTACGAGCAGTGGGCCCAGACCGTCAAGGAGACCAGCACGCCCGGCTGGACCAACGTGACCTGGTACGAGGGCAAGGAGTCGTTCACGCAGGGCAAGTACGCGATGTACTTCGACTGCGACTTCTTCGGCGCCGGCTACGAGGACAAGAGCACGTCCAAGGTGGCCGGGAAGGTCGGCTACGCGCCGCCGTTGTCGCCCTCGCCGGACAAGCGCTGGTCGAATCTCTACACCTGGGCGCTCGGCATGTCGGCCGCGTCGAAGCACAAGGAAGCCGCCTGGTACCTGATCCAGTGGGCCACCAGCAGGCAGCGCCTGCTCGACGCGACGACGAAATACAACAACTACAACCCCACCCGGAAGTCGGTCTTCGACAACCCCCAGGTCCAGGAGACGATGAAGTCGTGGGGGAGCGGGACGTACCTGCCGACCGTCCTCGACAACCTGACCAAGTACGCCAAGATCGCCTACCGCCCCAACCCTGAGCTGCCGGCCTTCAACGTCCGGACGTCGCAGGCGCTCCAGGAGGTCTGGAACGGCCAGCCGGCTCAGAAGGTCATGGACGCGGCGGCTGAGGAAATCAACGCCAACATGACCAAGGCGGGTTGGCGCAAGGCGTAG
- a CDS encoding MFS transporter → MVNQNHIWRKIAPGVLLPSALQAISYGAVLPIVAVYAHDDLGASLAFAGLVSALLLVGQLLGNVPSGWVVDRLGERNAMYAAAGINIAALIGCALSTRPEPLAACALLIGVSNAVFGLARQALVTVVVPQSFRARAFSLMAGAYRLGFLIGPFLGAAALSLTGSMRAGFAVAVIAVLATIVAIMLIPDPETLIGMPAPPANAPRPPLLRTFRDSRRVLWRVGFAALAVSAMRASRNTLLPLWATSLGMDATSIALVVGVGAAIDFSLFYVGGMLMDRYGRTVVGVLTLVSYGVGHVTLALTHSTPFAVGVFLAVVVMFAVTDGFCSGIIMTTGADMADMMNPNRPAVFLAAWRLVTDVGSAGSPLAISFLTGVAGLSLAAAAVGMVGFAGAFVLGRYGAAVMREAAARRAVRDAALAPAS, encoded by the coding sequence GTGGTGAACCAGAACCACATCTGGCGCAAGATCGCCCCGGGCGTGCTGCTGCCGTCCGCCCTCCAGGCGATCTCCTACGGCGCAGTCCTCCCGATTGTTGCCGTATACGCTCATGACGACCTGGGCGCTTCCCTGGCCTTCGCCGGCCTCGTCTCCGCGCTGCTGCTGGTCGGACAGCTCCTCGGGAACGTGCCCAGCGGCTGGGTCGTGGACCGGCTCGGCGAGCGGAACGCGATGTACGCCGCCGCTGGCATCAATATCGCTGCGCTGATTGGCTGCGCCCTCTCGACCCGGCCGGAGCCGTTGGCGGCGTGCGCGCTGCTGATCGGCGTCTCCAACGCCGTGTTCGGCCTCGCCCGGCAGGCGCTCGTCACCGTGGTCGTTCCGCAGAGCTTCCGCGCACGGGCGTTCTCCCTGATGGCCGGCGCATATCGGCTCGGCTTCCTGATCGGCCCGTTTCTTGGCGCCGCCGCGCTCTCCCTGACCGGATCGATGCGGGCGGGGTTCGCCGTGGCCGTGATCGCGGTCCTGGCGACCATCGTCGCGATCATGCTGATCCCGGATCCGGAGACCCTCATCGGGATGCCCGCGCCACCTGCGAACGCGCCGCGTCCGCCGCTCCTGAGAACCTTTCGGGACTCCCGCCGTGTCCTCTGGAGAGTCGGGTTCGCGGCGCTGGCCGTCAGTGCGATGCGCGCCAGCCGCAACACCCTGTTGCCGCTGTGGGCCACGAGCCTCGGCATGGACGCCACCAGTATCGCCCTCGTCGTCGGCGTGGGGGCGGCCATCGACTTCTCGCTGTTCTACGTTGGCGGCATGCTGATGGACCGCTACGGCCGGACGGTCGTCGGCGTCCTGACCCTGGTGTCCTATGGGGTCGGGCATGTGACCCTGGCGCTCACGCACAGCACGCCGTTCGCCGTGGGGGTCTTCCTGGCCGTCGTCGTGATGTTTGCCGTGACGGACGGCTTCTGCAGCGGCATCATCATGACGACCGGCGCGGACATGGCCGACATGATGAATCCGAACCGGCCAGCGGTCTTCCTGGCGGCCTGGCGGCTCGTCACCGACGTGGGCAGCGCCGGCAGCCCGCTGGCGATCTCGTTCCTGACCGGCGTCGCCGGCCTGTCGCTGGCTGCGGCAGCCGTCGGGATGGTGGGCTTCGCTGGCGCGTTCGTCCTCGGCCGGTACGGTGCGGCGGTCATGCGGGAAGCCGCCGCGCGCCGGGCCGTGCGCGACGCCGCACTCGCCCCGGCCAGTTAA
- a CDS encoding phosphotransferase, with the protein MEAVRAAIASASAAGLRAEDVVILQDSDKLTLRLLPCDVVARVAHAGQEAAEREVELAQRLVAAGSPVVALDPRVASRVYRRDGFAVTFWTYHAPVMTHVPAPAEYAEVLQRLHAGMRQIDLPTPHMLDRVGQALALVTDPGRSPALAAADRALLCSTLRGMSRAIQDCGAPEQLLHGEPHPGNVLSTKDGLLFIDLETCCRGPVEFDLAHAPLEVAGQYPNIDHALHRQCRMLMLAMITAWRWNRDDRLPNGRLLAREWLGELRAMMDADAR; encoded by the coding sequence ATGGAGGCAGTTCGCGCGGCCATCGCGAGCGCATCGGCGGCTGGCTTGCGGGCCGAGGATGTCGTCATCCTGCAGGACTCGGACAAGCTGACCCTGCGCCTGTTGCCGTGTGACGTCGTTGCGCGGGTGGCCCACGCGGGCCAGGAGGCGGCCGAGCGGGAGGTCGAGCTTGCCCAACGGCTTGTCGCCGCCGGCAGCCCCGTCGTTGCTCTTGACCCGCGCGTCGCGTCTCGGGTGTACCGGCGCGACGGCTTCGCGGTCACGTTCTGGACCTACCACGCGCCGGTGATGACTCACGTGCCCGCGCCTGCCGAGTACGCAGAGGTGCTCCAGCGCCTGCATGCTGGGATGCGGCAGATCGATCTGCCGACGCCGCACATGTTGGACCGGGTCGGGCAGGCGCTGGCACTCGTGACGGACCCGGGCCGTTCTCCTGCGCTCGCCGCTGCTGACCGTGCGTTGCTCTGCTCCACGCTGCGCGGCATGAGCCGGGCGATCCAGGACTGTGGTGCGCCCGAGCAGCTCCTGCACGGCGAGCCGCACCCTGGCAACGTGCTCAGCACGAAGGACGGGCTGCTGTTCATCGATCTTGAGACGTGCTGCCGTGGGCCGGTTGAGTTCGACCTCGCGCATGCGCCCCTGGAGGTCGCCGGGCAGTACCCGAACATCGATCATGCACTTCACCGGCAGTGTCGGATGCTGATGCTGGCGATGATTACCGCGTGGCGGTGGAATCGAGACGACCGGCTGCCGAACGGCCGTCTGCTGGCCCGGGAGTGGCTCGGCGAGCTGCGCGCGATGATGGACGCCGATGCTCGCTGA
- a CDS encoding P1 family peptidase, which yields MRARDAGLRIGVLEPGPLDAITDVAGVRVGHETLIWGDGPLVVGKGPVRTGVTVILPRHEHAWDAPVFAGCHTLNGAGEMTGLEWLRECGTLAGPVAITNTHSVGVVRDALVRYEAEQRIARGETGHWWSLPVVAETYDGGLNDINGMHVTTEHVQRALASAQRGPVAEGNVGGGTGMVCFGFKGGIGTASRVVTGPAGTYTVGALVQANFGRRELLRIDGVPVGQEIPTREVPRPGQQLAPDRAAMGPPGAGSIIVILATDAPLLPHQCDRLAQRAGLGIARVGGGEGNGSGDIFLAFSTGNAGLPPEHGGNIPVQTQVTMLANTHLSDLFAAAIEATEAAIVNALLAAETMVGRDGNVAHRLDPARLFDILHRYGRAPSPHP from the coding sequence ATGCGTGCGCGAGATGCCGGCCTACGGATCGGAGTGCTGGAGCCAGGGCCGCTCGATGCGATCACCGACGTGGCCGGCGTCCGTGTCGGCCACGAGACGCTGATCTGGGGAGACGGTCCGCTCGTCGTCGGTAAGGGGCCGGTGCGAACGGGTGTCACCGTCATCCTGCCCCGCCACGAGCACGCCTGGGACGCGCCGGTCTTCGCCGGCTGCCACACGCTCAACGGGGCTGGCGAGATGACCGGCCTGGAGTGGCTGCGAGAGTGCGGCACGCTGGCCGGCCCGGTCGCCATCACCAACACCCACAGCGTCGGTGTCGTTCGCGATGCCCTGGTGCGCTACGAAGCGGAGCAGCGCATCGCTCGGGGTGAGACGGGGCACTGGTGGAGCCTGCCGGTGGTCGCGGAGACCTATGACGGCGGCCTCAACGACATCAACGGCATGCACGTCACCACGGAGCACGTCCAGCGCGCCCTGGCGTCGGCCCAGCGTGGGCCAGTTGCGGAGGGGAACGTCGGCGGGGGCACCGGCATGGTCTGCTTCGGGTTCAAAGGCGGCATCGGCACGGCGTCCCGCGTGGTCACCGGACCAGCGGGCACGTACACCGTCGGTGCGCTCGTGCAAGCAAACTTTGGGCGCCGCGAGCTACTCCGCATCGACGGTGTGCCGGTTGGCCAGGAGATCCCGACGCGTGAGGTGCCCCGGCCCGGACAGCAGCTTGCCCCAGACCGCGCCGCCATGGGGCCACCGGGTGCCGGCTCGATCATCGTGATCCTGGCAACGGATGCGCCATTGCTCCCGCACCAGTGCGACAGGCTGGCCCAGCGGGCCGGCCTGGGCATCGCACGGGTGGGCGGCGGCGAGGGGAACGGCAGCGGCGACATCTTCCTGGCGTTTTCCACGGGCAATGCTGGCCTGCCACCAGAGCACGGGGGCAACATCCCGGTTCAGACCCAGGTCACGATGCTCGCGAACACGCACCTGTCAGACCTGTTCGCCGCCGCAATTGAGGCGACGGAGGCGGCCATCGTCAATGCGCTGCTGGCAGCCGAGACGATGGTCGGGCGCGATGGCAACGTGGCCCACCGACTGGACCCCGCGCGCCTGTTCGACATCCTGCATCGGTACGGACGCGCACCCAGCCCGCACCCCTGA